Proteins from one Homalodisca vitripennis isolate AUS2020 chromosome 3, UT_GWSS_2.1, whole genome shotgun sequence genomic window:
- the LOC124358437 gene encoding palmitoyltransferase ZDHHC6-like: protein MPNNQKIEQKEQKGEKRQRTRAYSAVHRYSGRWFPVMHGWRTLFHIPFTDEARISLQPQDSILVTRWRRYWLFGERTSVSDGSKARGWFPRSCVVEISSCQDDKDDNYHHHPVSGDSKKTQ, encoded by the exons ATGCCGAATAACCAAAAG ATTGAGCAGAAGGAACAAAAGGGAGAAAAGAGGCAAAGAACACGAGCGTACAGTGCAGTGCACAGATACAGTGGGCGGTGGTTTCCGGTGATGCATGGCTGGCGCACTTTGTTTCACATACCCTTCACAGATGAGGCCAGGATATCTTTACAGCCACAAGACTCCATTCTGGTCACACGGTGGCGACG GTACTGGCTGTTTGGAGAGAGGACGTCAGTTTCCGATGGAAGCAAAGCTCGTGGCTGGTTCCCGCGTTCTTGTGTTGTGGAGATATCCTCATGTCAGGATGACAAGGATGACAATTATCACCACCATCCTGTCAGTGGGGACTCAAAAAAAACTCAGTAA